A stretch of the Lolium perenne isolate Kyuss_39 chromosome 3, Kyuss_2.0, whole genome shotgun sequence genome encodes the following:
- the LOC139837910 gene encoding protein FAR1-RELATED SEQUENCE 3-like, with product MEEEMEMMFSTDDYPAVEEIISAATPKEGERFKTRDDAFYRYALCRTIVAQENKHTIKTDQKAQIIVKQFDGYRYIKKNRYYHIVTKMSRKESTFFAKNTGLSEMLMYIAKNAFTPAEFEMGWNKEGARAQITCGNAIAKDTDTITMFLEQYEVIQDKCLSALDKKKLTSTLKTAKLVTRHPFEKQALEQFTNDIFEKFQIEITNNTAFKVDGSLEPGRHLRLKRIVKFYNHMEFKRELFDVTFDDEKKNFMCSCKKMQRDGIHCCHVIKAMVHMEINDLPESFVIKRWRKDIDMELATLGNVADASCGDETLKFAGVMSHMAELCNKACPNDKAYNVMIQCMRDMETKVLAAIREDEGAKKLHDEEAGSNETLRDPPMSDRRGTKRGDRMMPGSEKDRKLDK from the exons ATGGAAGAGGAAATGGAGATGATGTTCAGCACAGATGACTACCCAGCAGTTGAAGAGATTATCAGTGCAGCTACACCAAAGGAAGGTGAACGTTTCAAAACAAGAGACGATGCATTCTACAGATACGCTCT ATGCCGAACCATCGTCGCACAGGAGAACAAACATACCATCAAGACTGATCAGAAAGCACAGATAATTGTAAAACAATTTGATGGATATCGGTACATCAAGAAG AACCGCTACTACCACATCGTGACCAAGATGAGCCGTAaagagagcaccttctttgcaaAAAATACAGGGCTGTCGGAAATGCTAATGTACATTGCAAAGAACGCATTCACACCAGCTGAGTTCGAAATGGGATGGAATAAA GAAGGAGCGAGAGCACAAATAACATGTGGAAATGCTATAGCCAAAGACACAGACACGATAACAATGTTCCTTGAACAATATGAGGTAATACAAGACAAGTGCTTATCTGCCCTGGACAAGAAGAAGCTCACATCAACACTGAAAACAGCAAAATTAGTAACAAGACATCCGTTTGAGAAGCAAGCTCTTGAACAATTCACAAAtgacatattcgagaagttccagaTTGAGATCACAAACAACACGGCATTCAAGGTAGATGGATCACTTGAACCTGGTCGCCACCTGCGGCTGAAAAGAATAGTGAAATTCTACAACCACATGGAATTCAAAAGGGAGTTGTTTGACGTCACATTTGACGatgaaaaaaaaaacttcatGTGTTCCTGCAAAAAGATGCAGAGGGATGGTATACATTGCTGCCATGTAATAAAAGCAATGGTTCACATGGAGATCAATGATTTGCCAGAGAGTTTTGTGATTAAAAGATGGAGAAAAGACATAGACATGGAACTCGCAACATTAGGAAATGTCGCAGATGCTTCTTGCGGAGACGAAACACTAAAGTTTGCCGGTGTGATGAGCCATATGGCAGAACTTTGCAACAAAGCGTGCCCAAATGACAAAGCATACAATGTCATGATTCAGTGTATGCGTGATATGGAAACAAAAGTGCTGGCAGCAATAAGAGAAGATGAAGGAGCTAAAAAACTTCATGACGAAGAAGCAGGTAGCAACGAAACATTGCGTGACCCACCAATGTCCGACAGAAGAGGAACAAAAAGAGGGGACAGAATGATGCCAGGTTCAGAAAAAGACAGAAAACTAGACAAATAA